A stretch of Candidatus Dadabacteria bacterium DNA encodes these proteins:
- a CDS encoding peroxidase: protein MPEPVRKNRHGESMLGEFFHTIVARQFRVLRDGDRFWYEHSLSRDELEEVRSTKLAHIIRRNTDIDDEIGDNVFIVISE from the coding sequence GTGCCTGAACCGGTTCGGAAGAACCGCCATGGCGAATCAATGCTCGGCGAGTTCTTCCACACAATCGTTGCCAGACAGTTCAGAGTGCTTCGCGATGGCGACCGTTTCTGGTACGAGCACAGCCTGTCACGGGACGAACTGGAAGAAGTAAGAAGTACGAAACTTGCCCACATTATCCGAAGAAACACCGACATTGACGATGAAATCGGAGATAACGTGTTTATAGTTATCTCCGAATAA